From a single Kryptolebias marmoratus isolate JLee-2015 linkage group LG17, ASM164957v2, whole genome shotgun sequence genomic region:
- the pyyb gene encoding peptide YYb produces MARMLRSWLMCAALVLCLLVCWSSFADAYPPKPESPGSNASPEEWAKYHAAVRHYVNLITRQRYGKRSSPEQAVAWLLFGADSSQDSEPRSDSVDPW; encoded by the exons ATGGCCAGAATGCTGAGATCGTGGCTGATGTGCGCGGCTCTCGTCCTCTGCCTCctggtgtgttggagcagcTTCGCGGACGCCTACCCCCCCAAACCGGAGAGCCCAGGCTCCAACGCCTCGCCGGAGGAGTGGGCCAAGTACCACGCTGCTGTCAGGCATTACGTCAACCTCATCACCAGGCAGAG GTATGGGAAGAGGTCGTCCCCTGAGCAGGCGGTGGCTTGGCTGCTGTTCGGGGCCGACTCGAGCCAAGACTCGGAGCCACG CTCTGACAGTGTTGATCCCTGGTAA